The following coding sequences lie in one Pantanalinema sp. genomic window:
- a CDS encoding CHASE2 domain-containing protein produces the protein MIRRLQPFIVAAAIALAFSGALVAGMLDAPERASLVGRLRLRGPLNPPSDVAIVAIDEASLVRYGQMPWDRRRFAALLDRLRADGAKAVGIDVAFNEAAREPAEDVALAAAIARMGRVVLPAYSLAGGDEGRTVLFEPLPALQASAAALGLAQFTTADEIHELAPMRREGDILLPTFGLAVARVAGLKVSANTQGYLNPMGPAGHFPRTSFHEALAAPTGAFRGKIVLVGATAQGLPDTGFSGPFMQRGRISGIELHATALANLSVTGPLRQPPVPLTLLGLLALGLGPGAYLASDRPGLPGRRALVLVAILLVLGIVAQGAILGGWWLDLVPAVGVAGTCFVAGLAAQQARLLRDRNRMLEWYAADLAREARRERERIDGELHDETQQLLIALTRDLRRVRKLQASDPAAAGERLDGAENLARRILDEVMRVRRALVPHTLGRSGLRVAVEEMAADYAARSEGLAVEVEVEAWRPLDPGREAELYWLLKEALNNALKHASARNIRLILRVEGNDAIVAVADDGKGFTVPDLARVPEGPEHSGLHRMWVRVQAMRGRLLMASAPGEGTRIEMRFGRDGGAG, from the coding sequence TTGATTCGCCGTCTTCAGCCATTCATCGTCGCAGCGGCCATCGCCCTCGCCTTTTCGGGGGCGCTCGTGGCCGGCATGCTGGATGCCCCCGAGCGCGCGTCGCTGGTGGGGCGCCTGCGCCTGCGCGGCCCCCTGAACCCGCCTTCCGACGTGGCGATCGTCGCCATCGACGAGGCCTCGCTCGTGCGCTACGGCCAGATGCCCTGGGACCGGCGGCGCTTCGCGGCCCTCCTGGATCGCCTGCGCGCGGACGGGGCCAAGGCGGTGGGCATCGACGTGGCCTTCAACGAGGCGGCCCGCGAGCCGGCCGAGGACGTGGCCCTGGCCGCGGCGATCGCGCGGATGGGGCGGGTGGTGCTGCCGGCCTACAGCCTGGCGGGAGGAGACGAGGGGCGCACCGTCCTCTTCGAGCCCCTGCCCGCCCTCCAGGCGTCGGCGGCGGCCCTGGGGCTCGCCCAGTTCACCACCGCCGACGAGATCCACGAGCTTGCGCCCATGCGGCGCGAGGGCGACATCCTGCTTCCGACCTTCGGCCTCGCCGTGGCCCGGGTGGCCGGCCTGAAGGTCTCCGCGAACACGCAGGGCTACCTCAACCCCATGGGCCCGGCGGGCCACTTCCCGCGCACCAGCTTCCACGAGGCCCTCGCTGCCCCTACGGGCGCGTTCCGGGGCAAGATCGTCCTGGTGGGGGCCACGGCCCAGGGCCTGCCGGACACGGGCTTCTCGGGCCCGTTCATGCAGCGGGGCCGCATCAGCGGGATCGAGCTTCACGCCACCGCGCTCGCCAACCTCAGCGTCACGGGCCCCCTGCGCCAGCCGCCCGTCCCCTTGACCCTGCTTGGCCTCCTGGCGCTCGGTCTCGGCCCGGGGGCCTACCTGGCCTCGGATCGACCGGGACTGCCGGGTCGCCGGGCCCTGGTCCTGGTCGCGATCCTGCTCGTCCTCGGGATCGTCGCGCAGGGGGCCATCCTGGGCGGCTGGTGGCTGGATCTGGTGCCGGCCGTCGGGGTCGCGGGTACCTGCTTCGTGGCCGGGCTCGCCGCGCAGCAGGCGCGCCTGCTGCGCGATCGCAACCGGATGCTGGAGTGGTATGCGGCGGACCTGGCCCGCGAGGCCCGGCGCGAGCGCGAGCGGATCGACGGGGAGCTGCACGACGAGACCCAGCAGCTCTTGATCGCCCTGACGCGGGACCTGCGCCGGGTCCGCAAGCTCCAGGCGAGCGATCCCGCCGCTGCCGGCGAGCGCCTCGACGGGGCCGAGAACCTGGCTCGGCGCATCCTCGACGAGGTCATGCGGGTTCGAAGGGCCCTGGTCCCTCACACCCTGGGCCGATCGGGCCTGCGCGTGGCCGTCGAGGAGATGGCCGCCGACTACGCTGCGCGCAGCGAGGGGCTCGCGGTGGAGGTCGAGGTCGAGGCCTGGCGGCCTCTCGACCCGGGGCGCGAGGCCGAGCTGTACTGGCTGCTCAAGGAGGCCCTCAACAACGCGCTCAAGCACGCCTCGGCGCGGAACATCCGCTTGATACTGCGCGTCGAGGGGAATGATGCCATCGTGGCCGTCGCGGACGACGGCAAGGGCTTCACGGTGCCCGATCTGGCGCGCGTGCCGGAGGGCCCCGAGCACAGCGGCCTGCACCGCATGTGGGTGAGGGTCCAGGCGATGCGAGGCCGCCTGCTGATGGCCTCGGCGCCCGGCGAGGGGACGCGGATCGAGATGCGGTTTGGCCGAGACGGAGGTGCGGGATGA
- a CDS encoding response regulator transcription factor gives MRVWRVLVADDHPIVRRGTCELLAEAEDVEVVGEAANGLEAIAQVDRLDPDVLVMDLSMPVMDGVEATRRLRGGHPGLGIVILSAHGEEDVVLRALQAGANGYLLKTADEEQLHEAVRLVATGKPALLQPEVTRAVMGSVRAEQGPPVERLSDREREIVKEVARDLGNKQIATRLGISERTVQQHLSNIFAKLGVASRTGAVLRALQEGWLTLEDTQP, from the coding sequence ATGAGGGTATGGCGCGTGCTGGTGGCCGACGATCACCCGATCGTGCGGCGAGGCACCTGCGAGTTGCTCGCCGAGGCCGAGGACGTCGAGGTGGTGGGCGAGGCCGCCAACGGCCTGGAGGCGATCGCCCAGGTGGATCGCCTGGATCCCGACGTGCTCGTCATGGACCTGAGCATGCCCGTCATGGACGGGGTGGAGGCGACCCGCCGCCTGAGGGGCGGCCATCCGGGGCTCGGCATCGTCATCCTCTCGGCTCACGGCGAGGAGGACGTCGTGCTGCGGGCCCTCCAGGCGGGGGCCAACGGCTACCTGCTCAAGACCGCCGACGAGGAGCAGCTCCACGAAGCGGTGCGGCTGGTGGCTACAGGCAAGCCGGCCCTCTTGCAGCCCGAGGTCACCCGGGCGGTGATGGGCTCGGTTCGCGCCGAGCAGGGGCCCCCGGTCGAGAGGCTCTCGGATCGCGAGCGCGAGATCGTCAAGGAGGTCGCCAGGGACCTGGGCAACAAGCAGATCGCCACGCGGCTCGGCATCAGCGAGCGCACCGTGCAGCAGCACCTGAGCAACATCTTCGCCAAGCTGGGGGTGGCCTCGCGCACCGGGGCCGTGCTGAGGGCCCTCCAGGAGGGGTGGCTCACCTTGGAGGACACGCAGCCATGA
- a CDS encoding FecR family protein: MRIGSLLTLMIAGWLALGQAALAAGLAHLVEIKGEVQVLSPGSADWRPGREDEELSAGDSVRTAASSEATVVRNDGTTVSLLPFAQLVIEDEQGFMVRAGRVWSHFTKALGAPFFIRTPDATALIRGTTLGVGYEEERSRVTVYEGLVEVRDREERSQDVAGGFRVEVDRLGRLQRLERAEGRELDEGRAFRLRRGLERLDPRGADPAGPRPRGAEGRGRERLLNGPMREQQRGGRLERQELRQQRMDKVDRRLEQTVQRIRQDRTDRQEQQDRQDQRNERQLDKQRRLQP; this comes from the coding sequence ATGAGGATCGGATCCCTGCTCACCCTGATGATTGCCGGCTGGCTTGCGCTCGGGCAGGCGGCGCTCGCCGCTGGCCTCGCGCACCTCGTCGAGATCAAGGGAGAGGTCCAGGTCCTGAGCCCGGGGAGCGCCGATTGGCGTCCCGGTCGCGAGGACGAGGAGCTCTCGGCGGGTGATTCGGTCAGGACCGCTGCCAGTTCCGAGGCCACCGTCGTTCGCAACGACGGCACCACGGTCTCCCTGCTGCCCTTCGCCCAGCTGGTCATCGAGGACGAGCAGGGCTTCATGGTCCGGGCGGGCCGCGTCTGGAGCCACTTCACCAAGGCCCTGGGCGCCCCGTTCTTCATCCGGACCCCCGATGCGACCGCCCTCATCCGAGGCACGACCCTCGGGGTCGGCTACGAGGAGGAGCGATCGCGCGTGACGGTCTACGAGGGGCTGGTCGAGGTGCGCGATCGCGAGGAGCGGAGCCAGGACGTGGCCGGAGGCTTCAGGGTCGAGGTGGACCGCCTGGGCCGCCTCCAGCGCCTTGAGCGGGCCGAGGGGCGCGAGCTGGACGAGGGCAGGGCCTTCCGCCTGCGCCGGGGCCTGGAGCGCCTGGATCCCCGCGGCGCGGATCCTGCGGGCCCCCGGCCGAGAGGAGCGGAGGGTCGCGGGCGCGAGCGGCTGCTCAACGGCCCCATGCGCGAGCAGCAGCGCGGCGGGCGGCTGGAGCGCCAGGAGCTGCGGCAGCAGCGGATGGACAAGGTCGATCGACGCCTGGAGCAGACCGTCCAGCGGATCCGCCAGGACCGGACGGATCGCCAGGAGCAGCAGGACCGCCAGGATCAGCGCAACGAGAGGCAGCTAGACAAGCAGCGGAGGCTGCAGCCGTGA